A window from Calditrichota bacterium encodes these proteins:
- a CDS encoding TonB-dependent receptor, whose translation MNRLMTAILATLFVSASLLFSGTTGKIAGTITDAQTGAPLPGVNVIIEGTNLGAASNLQGYYVILNVPPGTYTIKATMIGYSTETYVDVRVNIDLATTIDFKLKTQVLEGEEVTVVAERPIVQADVSSSMANIQSEQIKALPVQNIDDVIGIQAGVLGMSIRGGSSQETAFMLDGFTMRDERTNQPYSAVSLASIKDIQIQTGGFSAEYGNLRSGIVNVVTKEGDFNKYSATIDVRYSPAAKKHFGPSGYDPNSYWNRPFLDDAVCWTGTEVGEPFDDLNGNGTWDSNEPFTDYNNDGSRTYWNDYTQKQYPRFEGWNAVSERTLQDDDPNNDLSPEAAQRVYRYQHRRQGDIKKPDYIIDGGFGGPVPFVSNKLGNLRFYLSHRQEQDMYLIPLSRDAYSDNVTTLKLTSNLTPSMKLTITGLYGEIRATNSNNVGLPGYFRSTGSIARNLGRRSYITAIMYATDYWCPTSIYRHMASAKLTYTKSPSTFYEFHLERIGNIYRTRPNALRDTSKIVKIGNDYWLDEAPYGYMPYPSSGIDGLRMGVGMSNSRDYSEIYTTTAKFSLTSQVNPTNQIKTGAEFIYNEHYVEYGGIDLTLPSGRPWTIWDKHPIRGAAYVTDKLEFQGLRANIGVRIDYIHAGGTWYDIDNPQFWYDRDFFSSNYTADVENEVTKKKTKRLYYISPRLGISHPISANAKLYFNYGHYRSMPDAARLYTLQRVTEGSVSQIGNPNNTPSRTVAYELGYEHNLFNQLLLRVAGYYKDNTQQPNWVRYISADSKVNYLMADDNFYQDIRGFEITLERLYGKWIYGMVNYTYQVGTAGYFGKLRYYENPAEQRSYDRQNIYQEKPLPRPYFKANIVFHTPVDFGPTYMGRNWLGDLLLSFRFMWREGTYSTWTRGVSLPGVKYNVQWPDYHNTDMRISKNFKVGKYNLEFFMDIHNLFNSKIFSSYSFADGNDYRDYFDSLLWPKDVGEPLGYTEFGDDKIGDLRPANVAYDPLEANPNSDPEIEARNQQRRKTKSYIDNPNLKWLYYLNPRDIFFGIKINF comes from the coding sequence ATGAACAGGCTCATGACAGCTATTTTAGCGACGTTATTTGTCTCTGCGTCTTTGCTTTTTTCGGGAACGACGGGAAAAATTGCCGGGACCATTACAGATGCACAGACAGGCGCTCCTCTGCCTGGCGTGAATGTGATTATTGAGGGAACCAATTTGGGCGCCGCATCTAATCTTCAGGGATACTACGTCATCCTGAACGTTCCGCCCGGAACTTATACCATCAAAGCCACAATGATAGGCTACTCCACTGAAACTTATGTCGATGTCCGAGTTAACATCGACCTCGCGACGACCATCGACTTCAAATTGAAAACACAAGTTTTGGAGGGCGAGGAAGTGACGGTAGTCGCCGAAAGGCCTATTGTTCAGGCGGACGTATCATCCAGTATGGCAAATATCCAATCCGAACAAATCAAAGCTCTGCCCGTCCAAAACATCGACGATGTTATTGGCATTCAGGCGGGTGTATTGGGAATGTCCATTCGCGGCGGCAGTTCTCAGGAGACAGCGTTTATGTTGGATGGTTTTACGATGCGGGACGAGCGAACCAACCAGCCCTATTCCGCGGTGAGTCTGGCTTCCATTAAAGACATCCAGATTCAAACCGGCGGTTTTTCTGCTGAATACGGAAATTTGCGCTCCGGCATTGTCAACGTTGTTACCAAAGAAGGTGATTTCAATAAATACAGCGCGACAATTGACGTTCGCTACAGCCCGGCAGCGAAAAAACATTTCGGACCTTCGGGCTACGATCCAAATTCTTACTGGAACCGTCCGTTTTTAGATGACGCCGTTTGCTGGACAGGTACAGAAGTTGGCGAGCCGTTTGACGATTTGAACGGAAATGGTACCTGGGATAGTAATGAACCCTTTACTGACTACAACAATGACGGCTCCCGGACTTACTGGAACGATTACACACAAAAACAGTATCCCCGATTTGAAGGCTGGAATGCCGTGTCTGAGAGGACGCTTCAGGATGACGATCCGAATAACGATCTCTCTCCCGAAGCAGCCCAGCGCGTTTATCGCTATCAACATCGCAGACAGGGGGACATCAAAAAACCGGATTATATCATTGACGGCGGTTTTGGCGGACCTGTTCCTTTTGTAAGTAACAAACTTGGCAATCTCCGCTTTTACCTTTCTCATCGCCAAGAACAGGACATGTATCTCATTCCGCTTTCCCGGGACGCTTACTCTGACAATGTAACAACTTTGAAATTAACTTCCAATTTAACTCCTTCGATGAAATTGACCATTACCGGGCTATATGGTGAAATCCGTGCGACGAATAGCAACAATGTCGGCTTGCCCGGATATTTCCGCTCAACCGGTTCCATCGCTCGTAATTTAGGCAGGAGAAGCTACATCACAGCTATCATGTATGCTACGGATTACTGGTGTCCCACGAGCATTTATCGTCACATGGCATCGGCGAAATTGACCTACACCAAAAGCCCGAGCACATTTTACGAGTTTCATCTGGAACGCATCGGTAACATTTACCGCACGCGCCCCAACGCACTACGCGACACGAGCAAAATTGTCAAAATTGGAAATGATTACTGGCTTGACGAAGCGCCTTACGGCTACATGCCCTATCCGAGTTCAGGAATCGACGGTCTGCGCATGGGCGTCGGCATGAGTAATTCGCGCGATTACAGTGAAATTTACACGACCACTGCGAAATTCAGTTTGACCAGCCAGGTTAACCCCACCAATCAAATCAAAACCGGCGCTGAATTTATTTACAACGAACACTACGTAGAATACGGCGGGATTGATTTGACTTTACCCTCCGGCAGACCTTGGACTATCTGGGACAAACATCCTATCAGAGGAGCGGCTTACGTCACTGACAAATTGGAATTTCAGGGATTGCGCGCCAATATCGGTGTCCGCATTGATTACATCCACGCCGGTGGCACATGGTATGACATCGACAACCCCCAATTTTGGTATGACCGCGACTTTTTCAGCAGCAACTACACTGCTGACGTTGAAAATGAAGTGACCAAGAAAAAAACAAAACGCCTTTACTACATCAGCCCGCGACTCGGTATTTCGCACCCCATTTCGGCAAATGCAAAACTTTATTTCAACTACGGACACTACCGCTCTATGCCTGACGCGGCGCGGCTGTACACCTTGCAGCGGGTCACAGAAGGCAGCGTTTCTCAAATTGGCAATCCAAATAATACGCCGAGCAGAACAGTTGCCTACGAATTAGGTTACGAGCACAATCTTTTCAATCAACTCTTGCTACGCGTCGCTGGTTATTATAAAGATAATACACAGCAACCTAACTGGGTGCGTTACATCAGCGCTGACAGCAAAGTGAATTATCTGATGGCAGACGACAATTTTTACCAAGACATCCGCGGTTTTGAAATTACTTTAGAGCGATTGTATGGAAAATGGATTTACGGCATGGTGAATTACACTTATCAGGTAGGTACCGCCGGCTATTTCGGAAAACTTCGCTATTATGAAAATCCGGCGGAACAACGCAGCTACGACCGGCAAAATATTTATCAGGAAAAGCCGTTGCCGCGGCCTTATTTCAAGGCGAACATTGTATTTCACACGCCTGTTGATTTTGGCCCCACGTACATGGGACGTAATTGGCTGGGAGATTTGTTGCTAAGTTTTCGTTTCATGTGGCGCGAGGGAACCTATTCGACATGGACGCGCGGCGTAAGTCTTCCCGGCGTTAAATATAACGTTCAATGGCCTGATTATCACAACACGGACATGCGCATCAGCAAAAACTTCAAAGTCGGGAAATACAATCTGGAATTCTTCATGGATATCCACAATTTATTTAATTCGAAAATTTTCTCCTCTTATTCATTTGCTGATGGCAACGACTACCGCGATTATTTTGATTCGCTGCTCTGGCCAAAAGACGTCGGCGAACCGCTCGGTTACACAGAATTCGGCGACGATAAAATCGGCGACTTGAGACCGGCTAATGTCGCTTACGATCCCCTTGAGGCAAATCCGAACAGTGATCCGGAAATCGAAGCCCGCAATCAGCAGCGCAGAAAAACAAAATCCTATATTGATAATCCAAATCTGAAATGGCTGTATTACCTGAATCCGAGAGATATTTTCTTTGGTATAAAAATTAATTTTTAA
- a CDS encoding S9 family peptidase — MIPKRQSHRYFLFALFLFMLLATIFSPLKAIDKKPLTHDVYDTWKSIQRPQISPDGKWILYLETPQKGDAFLVVKNVDSGKTFRQLVGFSGDGTSAHTAAKPKFNYEATHVVFMISHSKAEVDSLKKAKKKSKKKKIKKMGILDLVSGEVVVVDSVKSFSLPEKNGSWLAYLKEAAKDTSKKKDKSKAKTEEKKSEEKNKKKKEKKDGTPLIVRSLKTGAETKFQHITDYRFTKKGDHLFVIISDKKKAGDDGVYDIGLGETVSAAQPILTGKGHYKKWATDKNETYLAFLTDRDDFEADTPTFNLYGWKIGDRTATLWVSHKETKNFPAGMAVSDKSGISFSKDGKIVTFGVKEIPAPEPEDSTETETAKFDLWHWNDPYPQPQQKKMAQRVRDNTWESVYFIKSKKFVKLADEKLPDVLLTPTGKIAYANNGWPYAKLVAYDGSYSDVYIVNPKNGSRKLIKQKLYGRASISPNAKYAYWFENGDWFAYNIKTNRTVNLTKGLGVRFDLEDWDTPNPARAYGIAGWTDGDKSILIYDHFDIWQVNPDGKNARCITESFGRKNNLSFRYVDLDREKDTVDPTKPMLLKTVNTETMASGFYRDKVNGNALPEKLFMSDAGLGRRIAKARNADRLMFTYSRFDQFPDLRISDLNFTIFKKVTDLGAQMKPYIWGYAELRNFLSADGKPLKGILIKPENFDANKKYPLMVYIYETLHDGLHNFRNPAPGTSINPSFYVSNGYLLWEPDIEYDTGYPGHDALKCVLPGIHMLIREGIVDPKRVGIAGHSWGGYQIAYMVTQTNIFAAAESGAPVSNMISSYDGIRWGTGMVRQFQYEKTQSRLGASLWEVPMRYIENSPIFWVDKIQTPLLIMHNDKDTAVPWYQGIEFIMALRRLKKEAYMFNYNGEPHGLRKRVNQEDWTKRMFQFFEHFLKDKPAPKWMTDGIKAWEKPAPKKK, encoded by the coding sequence ATGATTCCCAAAAGGCAATCTCATCGCTATTTCCTTTTCGCGCTTTTCTTGTTCATGCTTTTGGCGACAATCTTTTCCCCGCTAAAAGCGATTGACAAAAAACCGTTGACCCACGATGTTTACGACACCTGGAAATCCATCCAGCGGCCGCAAATCTCGCCGGATGGCAAGTGGATTCTCTATTTGGAAACACCGCAGAAAGGCGATGCATTTTTGGTGGTCAAAAATGTTGATTCGGGCAAAACTTTTCGTCAATTGGTCGGCTTCTCCGGTGACGGCACTAGCGCCCACACCGCAGCGAAACCGAAATTTAACTATGAAGCAACGCATGTCGTTTTCATGATTTCGCATTCCAAAGCGGAAGTGGATTCTCTCAAAAAAGCGAAGAAGAAAAGCAAAAAGAAAAAAATAAAAAAAATGGGCATTCTGGATCTGGTGAGCGGCGAAGTTGTCGTCGTTGACAGCGTGAAAAGCTTTTCTTTGCCTGAAAAAAATGGCAGTTGGCTGGCGTATTTGAAGGAAGCGGCCAAAGACACCTCGAAAAAGAAAGACAAATCCAAAGCTAAAACCGAAGAAAAAAAATCCGAGGAAAAAAATAAAAAGAAAAAAGAAAAAAAGGACGGGACGCCACTGATTGTTCGTTCGCTAAAAACTGGAGCGGAGACAAAATTTCAGCACATCACTGACTATCGCTTCACTAAAAAGGGCGATCATCTTTTTGTTATCATTTCCGATAAAAAGAAAGCAGGCGATGACGGCGTTTACGATATTGGACTGGGAGAGACAGTTTCCGCGGCACAGCCAATTCTCACCGGCAAAGGCCATTACAAAAAATGGGCAACCGACAAAAACGAAACCTATCTGGCGTTTCTGACAGACAGGGACGACTTTGAGGCGGACACGCCGACATTCAATCTGTACGGCTGGAAAATCGGCGACAGAACCGCGACACTGTGGGTTTCGCACAAAGAGACGAAAAACTTTCCGGCAGGCATGGCTGTGAGTGACAAATCCGGCATCTCATTCAGCAAGGATGGCAAAATCGTCACTTTCGGCGTCAAAGAAATCCCGGCACCAGAGCCGGAAGACTCAACCGAAACAGAGACAGCAAAATTTGATCTCTGGCACTGGAACGATCCCTATCCGCAGCCGCAGCAGAAAAAAATGGCGCAGCGTGTCCGCGACAATACGTGGGAGTCCGTCTATTTCATAAAATCAAAAAAATTCGTCAAATTGGCGGACGAAAAATTGCCGGACGTTTTGCTCACTCCAACAGGAAAAATTGCTTACGCCAACAATGGCTGGCCTTACGCGAAACTGGTCGCTTACGACGGTTCTTACTCCGATGTTTACATCGTCAATCCCAAAAACGGCAGCCGAAAATTGATCAAACAAAAATTGTACGGCAGAGCCAGCATTTCCCCGAACGCAAAATACGCCTACTGGTTTGAAAACGGAGATTGGTTCGCCTACAATATCAAAACAAATCGCACAGTCAATCTGACAAAAGGACTTGGCGTCCGCTTTGATCTGGAAGATTGGGACACGCCGAATCCGGCTCGCGCTTACGGCATCGCCGGCTGGACTGACGGTGACAAATCTATTTTAATTTACGACCACTTTGACATCTGGCAAGTTAATCCTGACGGCAAAAATGCTCGATGCATCACTGAAAGTTTTGGCAGAAAAAATAATTTGTCTTTCCGCTACGTCGATCTGGACAGGGAAAAAGACACTGTTGATCCGACAAAACCGATGCTGCTGAAAACGGTGAACACGGAAACGATGGCGTCCGGATTTTATCGGGACAAAGTAAACGGAAACGCGCTGCCGGAAAAATTGTTCATGAGTGATGCCGGACTCGGACGGCGAATTGCTAAAGCGAGAAATGCGGATCGGCTCATGTTCACGTACTCTCGCTTTGATCAATTTCCTGATTTACGGATTAGTGATTTAAATTTTACTATTTTCAAAAAAGTAACCGATCTCGGCGCGCAGATGAAGCCGTACATCTGGGGGTATGCCGAATTGAGAAATTTTCTCAGCGCTGACGGCAAGCCGCTGAAGGGCATTCTGATTAAACCCGAAAATTTTGATGCCAATAAAAAATATCCGCTCATGGTTTATATTTACGAAACGCTGCACGACGGCTTGCATAATTTCCGCAATCCGGCTCCGGGAACAAGCATCAATCCGTCGTTTTATGTGAGCAATGGCTATTTGTTGTGGGAGCCGGACATCGAATACGATACCGGCTATCCGGGACACGATGCATTGAAATGCGTTTTGCCGGGAATTCACATGCTGATTCGCGAGGGAATTGTCGATCCCAAGCGCGTGGGCATCGCCGGTCATTCCTGGGGCGGGTACCAGATTGCTTACATGGTGACGCAGACAAATATTTTTGCTGCAGCGGAATCCGGCGCACCGGTGAGCAATATGATCAGTTCCTACGACGGAATTCGCTGGGGAACGGGTATGGTGCGGCAATTCCAATACGAAAAGACGCAGAGTCGGCTCGGTGCAAGTCTGTGGGAAGTGCCCATGCGCTACATTGAAAATTCCCCGATTTTTTGGGTCGATAAAATTCAAACGCCGCTGCTCATCATGCACAACGACAAAGACACGGCAGTGCCCTGGTATCAGGGAATCGAATTCATCATGGCGCTGCGCCGTCTGAAAAAAGAGGCGTACATGTTCAACTACAACGGCGAACCGCACGGTCTCAGAAAACGCGTCAATCAGGAAGATTGGACAAAGCGCATGTTTCAATTTTTCGAACATTTTCTTAAAGACAAACCTGCGCCGAAGTGGATGACCGACGGCATCAAAGCATGGGAAAAACCGGCGCCTAAAAAGAAATAA
- a CDS encoding fibronectin, which translates to MKHSENKFLQGMLILAICFLLVTAIANVAFSQEVKWIKIGSLHSWFRADGCEPEVGRTGLQSDQQDGFRWPAMYQKQDNVAAKALWIGTSNYTDADQYGGNFYPYKVVHVGPRGWDVNREFMPIEFKMIGKFDHPRVYVDGVVGSELMWDDQVDEIDDNLPCDRMIYNVVNTSIGITLTRKIYAWAQQRNDNYFVTEYIFKNTGNVDKDDEIERPDQTLENVYFFFQYRYAISREGADATDLNSPRWGINTMLSTRGEAKAAYSFGTYNYTGDYEDWLNGDTDADSLRCQFAWAGKHSQASYDLLGYPDVKYKSGRLMGPQFIGVETLHADKSAEDKNDDPLQPTTTTYQQSDDPPTRPNDQFDASRMAEEWKWITRGHRLPRHDELVGDGFPDQLEGTPGGFSNMNGYGPYTLGPGDSIRIVVAEGVNGLDRKLCEEIGKNWYKKNSPYTLPDGSSTTDPDEYKDAWVFTGKDSLFKTFSLARSNYSANFNIPLPPPPPSFFEVKSGGDRIRLTWDGNAESWPNFAGYRIYRAAAKYDTTYNLIFACGQGTDFPEIVHSYDDTSAHRGYSYYYYISSFDDGTADPQGELHSSMFWTRTIEPAFLRRPAGDKLADIRVVPNPYNVRNRDFQYPGEPDKIMFLNIPAECIIRIYTERGDLINTIIHDDGSGDESWNSTTEYGQVVVSGVYLAVFEVTNDYKDPQTGEVLYRKGDKEIRKFIIIR; encoded by the coding sequence ATGAAACACAGCGAGAATAAATTTTTGCAAGGGATGCTAATTTTGGCAATCTGCTTTTTGCTTGTGACAGCAATTGCCAATGTCGCATTTTCTCAAGAAGTCAAATGGATAAAGATCGGATCGCTTCATTCTTGGTTTCGCGCCGATGGCTGCGAACCGGAAGTAGGCCGCACCGGACTGCAATCGGACCAGCAAGATGGTTTTCGCTGGCCTGCCATGTACCAAAAACAAGACAATGTTGCCGCCAAAGCGTTGTGGATTGGCACTTCAAATTACACTGATGCTGATCAGTACGGCGGAAATTTTTACCCTTACAAAGTTGTGCATGTCGGCCCGCGCGGCTGGGACGTCAATCGTGAATTTATGCCCATCGAGTTCAAAATGATCGGCAAATTTGATCATCCGCGCGTTTATGTGGATGGCGTCGTCGGCTCCGAGCTCATGTGGGACGACCAAGTCGACGAAATTGACGATAATTTACCGTGCGACCGTATGATTTACAATGTGGTGAACACTTCCATCGGCATCACGCTCACGAGAAAGATTTACGCCTGGGCGCAGCAGCGCAACGACAACTATTTTGTCACTGAATACATTTTCAAAAATACCGGCAATGTGGACAAAGACGATGAAATCGAGCGACCAGATCAGACGCTGGAAAATGTCTATTTTTTCTTTCAGTATCGCTACGCCATAAGTCGCGAAGGCGCTGACGCTACTGATCTGAATTCCCCGCGTTGGGGAATTAATACCATGCTCAGCACCCGCGGCGAGGCCAAAGCGGCATACAGCTTTGGCACTTACAATTACACCGGCGATTACGAAGACTGGCTCAACGGCGATACTGATGCCGATTCTCTGCGCTGCCAGTTTGCCTGGGCCGGAAAACACTCTCAAGCGAGCTATGATTTGCTTGGCTATCCCGACGTCAAATACAAATCCGGCAGACTCATGGGACCGCAATTTATCGGTGTCGAAACGTTACATGCGGACAAATCTGCTGAAGATAAAAACGACGATCCGTTACAGCCGACAACGACGACCTACCAGCAATCAGACGATCCGCCGACTCGTCCCAACGATCAATTCGACGCGTCGCGCATGGCTGAAGAGTGGAAATGGATCACGCGCGGTCACCGTCTGCCGCGGCACGACGAACTTGTCGGCGACGGCTTCCCCGATCAATTGGAAGGAACGCCCGGCGGATTTTCCAACATGAACGGCTATGGTCCTTACACGCTGGGCCCCGGCGACAGCATTCGCATTGTGGTTGCTGAAGGCGTTAATGGATTGGACAGAAAACTCTGTGAAGAAATTGGCAAAAACTGGTATAAGAAAAATTCACCTTATACTTTGCCTGACGGTTCGAGTACCACAGATCCAGACGAATACAAAGATGCCTGGGTCTTCACGGGAAAAGATTCTTTATTCAAAACCTTCAGTCTGGCTCGCAGCAATTACAGCGCCAATTTTAACATTCCGCTGCCGCCTCCGCCGCCGAGCTTTTTTGAAGTCAAATCCGGCGGAGACAGAATTCGTCTCACCTGGGACGGCAACGCGGAATCATGGCCTAATTTCGCAGGCTATCGCATTTATCGTGCTGCTGCGAAATACGACACAACGTACAATTTGATTTTCGCCTGCGGGCAGGGAACCGACTTCCCGGAAATTGTGCATTCTTATGATGACACTTCCGCGCATCGCGGCTATTCCTACTATTATTACATTTCTTCTTTTGACGACGGAACCGCAGATCCTCAGGGTGAATTGCACAGCAGCATGTTCTGGACGCGAACCATCGAGCCGGCATTTCTGCGCCGTCCAGCCGGAGATAAATTAGCCGACATTCGCGTGGTGCCAAATCCGTACAACGTCAGAAACCGTGATTTCCAATATCCGGGAGAACCGGATAAAATCATGTTTTTGAACATTCCGGCTGAGTGTATCATTCGAATTTACACAGAGCGCGGAGATTTGATTAATACAATCATTCACGACGACGGCAGCGGTGACGAGTCCTGGAATTCCACAACTGAATACGGTCAGGTTGTCGTCAGCGGCGTCTATCTCGCAGTCTTTGAGGTAACCAATGACTACAAAGACCCGCAGACGGGCGAAGTGCTTTACCGCAAAGGCGACAAAGAAATCAGAAAATTTATTATCATCAGATAA
- a CDS encoding amidase, with product MANAKKTVKWVLLIIGIAALGLSIALNIYVLTGGKNLTRYHVAAAEKIIGLKFSGKERAQMLPMLRRNLSKYKQMRATKIDNSLSPAILFQPIPPGKNIPIKQGIFVTPTLPKISAPKNIDNLAFATIPELAYLIRTRQITSLELTKMCIARLKKYGPQLECTITLTEDLALQQARRADAEIAAGKYRGLLHGIPFGAKDLLAVKGYKTTWGAEPYKNQMIDVDATVIKKLRDAGAVLVAKLTLGALAMGDVWFGGKTRNPWDITRGSSGSSAGPASAVAAGLVPFAIGTETWGSIVSPSTVCGVTGLRPTFGRVSRYGAMALSWTMDKIGPICRSAEDCAIVFNSIIGGDGQDLTVVDFPFPYNPDIDISKLRIGYLKNDFDANYRFKKSDSLALETLKKMGAKLVPIKLPDVPYSSISFILSAEAAAAFDELTRSNQDDLMKRQSGNAWPNTFRASRFIPAVEYINANRIRTRLISEMADLMKNVDLYVAPSFKGGNLLVTNLTGHPCVVVPNGFSKKNLPTSFCFVGQLYDEATILAVAHQFQQATDFHKKHPAMDWVNE from the coding sequence ATGGCAAACGCGAAAAAAACGGTTAAATGGGTTCTTTTGATCATCGGAATTGCCGCGCTCGGCTTGAGCATCGCATTGAATATTTACGTTCTCACGGGAGGAAAAAATCTCACTCGCTATCACGTTGCCGCGGCGGAAAAAATAATCGGACTCAAGTTTTCCGGAAAAGAGCGAGCGCAAATGTTGCCCATGCTGCGAAGAAATCTTTCCAAATACAAACAAATGCGAGCGACAAAAATTGACAATAGCCTATCGCCGGCGATTCTTTTTCAGCCCATTCCGCCAGGGAAAAACATTCCCATCAAGCAGGGAATTTTCGTTACGCCGACGCTGCCGAAAATCTCGGCTCCCAAAAATATTGACAATCTGGCTTTTGCCACAATTCCGGAATTGGCTTATTTGATTCGGACGCGACAGATTACTTCTCTTGAACTGACGAAAATGTGCATCGCGCGATTGAAAAAATATGGTCCTCAATTGGAATGCACAATTACTCTCACAGAAGATTTAGCGCTTCAACAGGCTCGGCGCGCCGATGCGGAGATTGCCGCCGGAAAATATCGCGGCTTGCTGCACGGCATTCCCTTCGGCGCAAAAGACCTACTGGCCGTCAAAGGCTACAAAACCACCTGGGGCGCCGAACCGTATAAAAATCAGATGATTGACGTGGACGCCACCGTGATAAAAAAATTGCGGGACGCCGGTGCTGTTTTAGTGGCGAAACTCACCCTCGGCGCGCTGGCAATGGGCGATGTCTGGTTTGGCGGAAAGACTCGCAATCCCTGGGACATCACTCGCGGCTCCAGTGGTTCCTCGGCGGGTCCGGCTTCTGCAGTGGCTGCCGGTCTTGTTCCGTTTGCCATTGGCACGGAGACCTGGGGATCGATTGTGTCGCCGTCGACGGTGTGCGGCGTGACCGGCCTCAGACCGACCTTCGGCAGAGTCAGCCGCTACGGCGCCATGGCATTGAGCTGGACCATGGACAAAATTGGTCCTATTTGCCGCAGCGCCGAAGATTGCGCCATTGTTTTTAATTCAATTATTGGCGGCGACGGCCAGGATTTGACTGTTGTCGATTTTCCGTTTCCTTATAATCCTGACATTGACATCAGCAAACTGCGCATTGGCTATTTGAAAAATGATTTTGACGCAAATTACAGATTCAAAAAATCTGACTCGCTGGCGCTGGAGACGCTCAAAAAAATGGGCGCAAAACTCGTTCCCATCAAACTGCCAGACGTGCCTTATTCGTCCATTTCGTTCATCCTCTCTGCCGAAGCGGCGGCTGCCTTTGATGAATTGACTCGTTCCAATCAGGACGATCTGATGAAACGCCAGAGCGGAAATGCCTGGCCCAATACATTTCGCGCGTCTCGTTTCATTCCGGCGGTCGAGTACATTAACGCCAACCGCATTCGCACGCGGCTCATCTCAGAGATGGCAGATTTGATGAAAAATGTCGATTTGTACGTAGCGCCTTCTTTTAAAGGCGGCAACCTGCTGGTGACTAATTTGACAGGTCACCCTTGCGTTGTCGTGCCTAATGGTTTTTCAAAGAAAAATTTGCCCACGAGCTTTTGTTTTGTGGGTCAATTGTACGATGAAGCCACCATCCTGGCGGTCGCGCATCAGTTTCAACAAGCGACAGATTTCCACAAAAAACATCCGGCGATGGACTGGGTGAATGAATAG